Proteins from one Blattabacterium sp. (Blattella germanica) str. Bge genomic window:
- a CDS encoding PD-(D/E)XK nuclease family protein, which translates to MKTKIDQIIQHFLLSQKTNLNQKYILISKEPSVIEYIKNNYKSKFSSETRFFTIVKFFEKISGLQILDNHFILLHFFSLLKKDDFLDENFNSFFNWGPKILNDFQNIDINMIDVERFFSSMISTEKMKKWNFNILEKKNFFLGKIHESYYILQSKLLKKGITYQGMLFKIALSRLDFFLSKNFNTKILLFIDLILNQCEKIFVQKVIQHNHGFVYNLYEKKIPKNIFGSEIRNRNKIDKTQVFEVSKEIEQVKIVENIVCKLVKKGKKPCNILLIPGDNSLLIPLLHSIKKLGIKISINIDYSLKNIPIYYTFYSIFQLLLKKDKFKKFTKKDVIRVLSNGYIQKFFLKKNSFLKKLKIENNLDLISEDIIKKYLFKNELWILFQIPTHNTKIILLSLIGFIRKIKEQLLKNMNKHFLELRFIFKLEVYIQKLRIIVRKKKDLFYGGINEVFNIYEKFVNTESIRYIRKNRSGLYITGFKDLFLKNFDVAIITSFNEGVLPPKNHEYSLIPFDIRKRLKIKDFNNDIYFSHFMRILQFSSERYLIYKNQPDEINSGEKSRFIYQMEINSKIPTKKINNPFIPINFIRFPIVIEKTKSIIHRLHELMSQGFSPSSIHLYNYNPLLFYYKKILSLDETKETSFKKEVGRVIHQILKILYSPIKESFITINRIHEMKRISESIVKKVLLGKEKIIEGKYMLFYFIVKTYIDNLISWDEKCIQNGHKIFVKKIECKVSTILNIGSKQVNLHGIIDRIDEYDGIPRILDYKIGSYKKKEMNVSLINIENIFQDPNYGNTMQLLIYVYLWFKSSIFFGEEKISPTIGIVSPEKNGEILQIPINFFHKKKEILHMKITEKNFYHFLLKEFQKF; encoded by the coding sequence GTGAAAACAAAAATTGATCAAATTATTCAACATTTTTTATTATCACAAAAAACAAATTTGAATCAAAAATACATATTGATATCAAAAGAACCCTCTGTCATAGAATATATAAAAAATAATTATAAATCAAAATTTAGTTCAGAAACTAGATTTTTTACAATAGTAAAATTTTTCGAAAAAATTTCTGGATTACAAATTTTAGATAATCATTTCATTCTTCTTCATTTTTTTTCTCTTTTAAAAAAAGATGATTTTTTAGATGAAAATTTCAATAGTTTTTTTAATTGGGGGCCTAAAATATTGAATGATTTTCAAAATATAGACATCAATATGATTGATGTGGAACGTTTTTTCTCTTCTATGATTTCTACAGAAAAAATGAAAAAATGGAATTTTAATATTTTAGAAAAAAAAAATTTTTTTTTGGGAAAAATTCATGAATCCTATTATATTTTACAATCTAAACTTTTAAAAAAAGGAATCACTTATCAAGGAATGCTTTTTAAAATAGCTCTTTCTCGTTTAGATTTTTTTTTATCTAAAAATTTCAATACAAAAATTCTTTTGTTTATAGATCTTATATTGAATCAATGTGAAAAAATTTTTGTTCAAAAAGTTATTCAACATAATCATGGGTTTGTTTATAATTTATATGAAAAAAAAATCCCAAAAAATATTTTTGGATCCGAAATTAGAAATCGAAATAAAATAGACAAAACACAAGTCTTTGAAGTTTCCAAAGAAATAGAACAAGTTAAAATTGTAGAAAATATAGTATGTAAATTGGTTAAGAAAGGGAAAAAACCCTGCAATATACTCCTAATTCCAGGAGATAACTCCTTGTTAATTCCACTATTACATTCTATAAAAAAATTAGGAATTAAAATATCTATCAACATAGATTATTCCTTAAAAAATATTCCGATTTATTATACTTTTTATTCTATATTTCAGTTATTATTAAAAAAAGATAAATTTAAAAAATTTACTAAAAAAGATGTCATTAGAGTATTATCTAATGGATATATTCAGAAGTTTTTTCTAAAAAAAAATTCTTTTTTGAAAAAATTAAAAATTGAAAATAATTTAGATTTGATTTCAGAAGACATCATAAAAAAATATTTATTCAAAAATGAATTATGGATTCTTTTTCAAATTCCAACTCATAACACAAAAATTATTCTTCTAAGTCTTATTGGTTTTATTAGAAAAATAAAAGAACAGCTTTTAAAAAATATGAACAAACATTTTTTAGAATTAAGATTTATCTTTAAACTAGAAGTTTATATACAAAAACTAAGAATAATAGTTAGAAAAAAAAAAGACTTATTTTATGGAGGAATCAATGAGGTATTTAATATCTATGAAAAATTTGTCAATACAGAAAGTATACGATATATACGTAAAAATAGAAGTGGATTATATATAACAGGTTTTAAGGATCTTTTTCTTAAAAACTTCGATGTAGCAATCATTACCTCTTTTAATGAAGGAGTTCTTCCCCCAAAAAATCATGAATATTCTTTGATTCCTTTTGATATTCGTAAAAGATTGAAAATTAAAGATTTTAATAATGATATTTATTTTTCTCATTTTATGAGAATTTTACAATTTTCTTCAGAAAGATATTTGATCTATAAAAATCAACCAGATGAAATTAATTCTGGAGAAAAAAGTCGTTTCATTTATCAAATGGAAATAAATTCTAAAATACCAACAAAAAAAATAAATAATCCATTTATTCCTATCAATTTTATAAGATTCCCTATTGTAATTGAAAAAACAAAATCAATCATTCATCGTTTGCATGAATTGATGAGTCAAGGATTCTCTCCTTCTTCTATTCATTTATACAATTATAATCCTCTTTTATTTTATTATAAAAAAATACTCAGTTTAGATGAAACAAAAGAAACTTCTTTTAAAAAAGAAGTAGGACGAGTCATTCATCAAATATTAAAAATTTTATATTCTCCCATAAAAGAAAGTTTTATAACGATAAATAGAATTCATGAAATGAAAAGAATCTCTGAATCTATTGTAAAAAAAGTTCTTTTAGGAAAAGAAAAAATCATTGAAGGAAAATATATGTTATTTTATTTTATAGTAAAGACTTATATAGATAATTTGATTTCATGGGATGAAAAATGTATTCAAAATGGACACAAAATTTTTGTGAAAAAAATAGAATGCAAAGTTTCTACAATATTAAATATTGGATCAAAACAAGTGAATTTGCATGGAATCATTGATCGCATAGATGAATATGATGGAATTCCTCGTATTCTGGATTACAAAATAGGATCTTACAAAAAAAAAGAAATGAATGTTTCTTTAATAAATATTGAAAATATTTTTCAAGATCCCAATTATGGAAATACTATGCAATTACTTATTTATGTTTATTTGTGGTTTAAATCTTCTATTTTTTTTGGAGAAGAAAAAATATCTCCTACCATAGGAATTGTATCACCCGAAAAAAATGGAGAAATATTACAAATTCCTATCAATTTTTTTCATAAAAAAAAAGAAATATTACATATGAAGATTACAGAAAAAAATTTTTACCATTTCTTATTAAAAGAATTTCAGAAATTTTAG
- a CDS encoding bifunctional riboflavin kinase/FAD synthetase produces the protein MKIYSFIDEFSSLFPCILTIGIFDGVHMGHKKIIQNLILSAEKKYCPVLITFHPHPKEILNPGKKFFYLNTISERIYNLKKIGIEHLIVHPFSINFSKLSTKKFLNKILHSQFRIKQIITGHDSHIGKNRDGSYEELKKLSHIYGFKLYQVEAYKLNKRIVSSTDIRKSLLLGNIQWANQALGYLYTLSGNVIKGKGIGKTIQFPTANLQIDSKKLIPKNGVYAVKINYLDNIYQGMLNIGFNPTIDQQNQKINVEVHIFNFFENIYGKKIEISIIHMIREEKKFNTLQELKKQIEKDEINIKKFFSCENKN, from the coding sequence TTGAAAATTTATTCATTTATTGATGAATTTTCTTCTCTTTTTCCATGTATATTAACTATTGGAATTTTTGATGGGGTTCATATGGGACATAAAAAAATTATTCAAAATTTAATTTTGAGTGCAGAAAAAAAGTATTGTCCCGTTTTGATTACTTTTCATCCACATCCAAAGGAAATATTGAATCCTGGGAAAAAATTCTTCTATTTAAACACTATTTCTGAAAGAATATACAATTTGAAAAAAATAGGAATAGAACATTTGATCGTTCATCCTTTTTCTATAAATTTTTCTAAATTAAGCACAAAAAAATTTTTGAACAAAATTTTACATTCTCAATTTAGAATCAAACAAATTATTACTGGACATGATTCTCATATTGGAAAAAATAGAGATGGTTCTTACGAGGAATTAAAAAAATTATCTCATATTTATGGATTCAAACTTTATCAAGTTGAAGCTTATAAATTGAACAAAAGAATAGTAAGTTCTACTGACATTCGAAAATCTCTTTTATTGGGAAATATACAATGGGCAAATCAAGCATTGGGGTATCTTTATACACTATCCGGAAATGTTATCAAAGGAAAAGGAATAGGAAAAACTATCCAGTTTCCAACTGCCAATTTACAAATTGATTCAAAAAAATTAATTCCAAAAAATGGAGTTTATGCTGTTAAAATTAATTATTTAGATAATATTTATCAAGGAATGTTAAATATAGGATTCAATCCTACTATTGATCAACAAAATCAAAAAATTAATGTAGAAGTGCATATTTTTAATTTTTTTGAAAATATTTATGGAAAAAAAATAGAGATTTCAATAATTCATATGATTCGCGAAGAAAAAAAGTTTAACACACTTCAAGAATTGAAAAAACAAATTGAAAAAGATGAAATAAATATTAAAAAATTTTTTTCTTGTGAAAACAAAAATTGA
- the atpD gene encoding F0F1 ATP synthase subunit beta: MHKKKLKGIITQIIGPVIDVSFKEADSIPKIYDALEVNLSKKNKIILEVQQHIGDKNVRCISMEVTDGLQRGQEVDVLGKPISVPVGKSINGRVFNVLGNCIDGLGDIDRSITRPIHSEPPAFKDLSTETEILYTGIKVIDLIEPYPKGGKIGLFGGAGVGKTVLIQELINNVAKGHGGRSVFAGVGERSREGNDLLREMLESGIIKYGDSFMKSMRKGYWDISKIDKEALKESKAAFVFGQMNEPPGARARVALSGLTLAEYYRDQYVEGKKGQDVLFFIDNIFRFTQAGSEVSALLGRIPSSVGYQPTLSSEMGSMQERITSTKKGSITSVQAVYVPADDLTDPAPSITFSHLDATTVLSRKIASLGIYPAVDPLDSTSRILSPDIIDKDHYNCAQRVKEILQKYNSLQDIIAILGIEELSEEDKLIVSRARRVQRFLSQPFHVAKQFTGIEGEFVKIEDTIKGFNMIINGELDHIPEIAFNLKGTIEKVIEAGKKML, from the coding sequence ATGCATAAGAAAAAACTAAAGGGAATAATCACTCAAATTATAGGACCTGTAATTGACGTTTCTTTCAAAGAAGCGGATTCTATTCCCAAAATTTATGATGCGTTGGAAGTCAATTTATCCAAAAAAAACAAAATAATTCTAGAAGTGCAACAACATATTGGAGATAAAAATGTTCGTTGCATTTCTATGGAAGTGACAGATGGATTGCAAAGAGGTCAAGAGGTAGATGTATTGGGAAAACCAATTAGCGTTCCTGTAGGAAAATCTATCAATGGCAGAGTTTTTAATGTTTTGGGAAATTGCATTGATGGATTAGGAGATATAGATAGATCTATTACTAGACCTATTCACAGTGAGCCTCCAGCATTTAAAGATTTATCAACAGAAACAGAAATATTGTATACAGGAATTAAAGTTATAGATTTAATAGAACCTTATCCTAAAGGAGGAAAAATCGGATTGTTTGGTGGAGCGGGAGTAGGAAAAACTGTGTTAATACAAGAGTTAATAAACAATGTTGCAAAAGGACATGGAGGAAGATCTGTTTTTGCAGGAGTAGGAGAAAGATCTAGAGAAGGAAATGATTTATTAAGAGAAATGTTAGAATCTGGAATAATAAAATATGGCGATTCTTTCATGAAATCTATGAGAAAAGGATATTGGGATATTTCTAAAATAGATAAGGAAGCTCTCAAGGAATCCAAAGCCGCTTTTGTCTTTGGTCAAATGAATGAGCCTCCTGGGGCTAGAGCTAGAGTCGCTTTATCTGGATTAACGCTAGCTGAATATTATAGAGATCAATATGTAGAGGGTAAAAAGGGACAAGATGTTTTGTTTTTTATAGATAATATATTTCGATTTACTCAAGCTGGATCAGAAGTTTCAGCCTTGTTAGGAAGGATTCCTTCATCTGTAGGATATCAGCCCACTTTATCATCAGAAATGGGTTCTATGCAGGAAAGAATTACTTCTACTAAAAAAGGATCTATTACTTCAGTCCAAGCTGTTTATGTTCCAGCAGATGATTTAACAGATCCTGCTCCTTCTATTACATTTTCTCATTTGGATGCAACGACAGTTCTTTCCAGAAAAATAGCATCTTTAGGTATTTATCCTGCAGTAGATCCTTTGGATTCTACTTCTAGAATTTTGTCTCCAGATATCATAGATAAAGATCATTACAATTGTGCACAACGCGTTAAAGAAATTTTACAGAAATATAATTCTCTACAAGATATTATAGCTATTCTAGGGATAGAAGAATTAAGTGAAGAAGATAAATTAATAGTTTCTAGAGCTAGACGTGTTCAACGTTTTTTGTCTCAACCATTTCATGTAGCAAAACAATTTACAGGTATTGAAGGAGAATTCGTAAAAATTGAAGATACTATAAAAGGATTTAATATGATAATAAATGGCGAATTGGATCACATTCCGGAAATAGCTTTTAATTTAAAAGGAACCATTGAAAAAGTGATAGAGGCTGGAAAAAAGATGTTATGA
- a CDS encoding F0F1 ATP synthase subunit epsilon yields the protein MKVKIIDCDKILYQRNIISIIAPGVQGYFQILENHAHFISILKNGIIKLYSKIENIEIKIKEGILQVKNNSIIVLLF from the coding sequence ATGAAAGTAAAAATTATTGATTGTGATAAAATTCTGTATCAAAGAAATATAATTTCTATTATAGCTCCTGGAGTCCAGGGATATTTTCAAATATTAGAAAACCATGCTCATTTTATATCCATATTAAAAAATGGAATTATAAAACTCTATTCAAAAATAGAAAATATTGAAATAAAAATAAAAGAAGGCATTTTGCAAGTGAAAAATAATTCAATTATTGTTCTCTTATTTTGA